One region of Polyodon spathula isolate WHYD16114869_AA chromosome 25, ASM1765450v1, whole genome shotgun sequence genomic DNA includes:
- the LOC121300058 gene encoding ATP-dependent RNA helicase DDX54-like — protein MAQRKKRFTKKRRHLNRDPDVDSDGGEFELAAEVSEEDDSRKAGRTVPGFPTADCISDVEPDTRELVRAQNKKKKKSGGFQSMGLGYPVYKGVMKKGYKVPTPIQRRTIPLILDGKDVVAMARTGSGKTAAFLIPMFERLKAPSAQTGARALILSPTRELALQTMKFTKELGKFCGFKTALILGGDRMDDQFAALHENPDIIIGNAPGRLMHVVVEMNLKLHSVEYATLELVVFDEADRLFEMGFAEQLQGVIQRLPENRQTVLFSATLPKLLVEFARAGLTEPVLVRLDVDTKLNDQLKLAFFHLRVDDKPALLLHLLRNVMKPQEQTVVFVATRHHVEYLKELLVSEGMDCAYIYSALDQTARKINIGKFVHRKVMVMIVTDVAARGIDIPMLDNVINYNFPSKAKLFLHRVGRVARAGRSGTAYSLVAPDEMAYVFDLHLFLGRPLQLAGPRHNQPDEDGVCGRVPQSILDDEEAMLVTAHENSLDLQNMRRISDNAYMQYLKSRPNPSPESVKRVKETDFSSLAVHPLLGSVLENVELERLKVVDSIKQYKSRATIFEINATNKTTAGEVMRAKRSRDMRLVDKFQKSRKDKATESLLGRSAASLPRAESDEDSIQNVFSEVLGGKRKTPQSEMDAPNKRAKEAGRDEEFYIPYRPKDFDSERGLSMQGEGSTFEQQASGAVLDLMGDEGDKMNQHKHMMKWDRKKKRFVRETGKGDKKKTVRIESGQLVSKSFKKNFYEEWKKKYKVEDGVSDNESGGEGGGSRARTAGGGGRGGRGGTVICICCDRKYNLSFIKASHI, from the exons ATGGCTCAAAGGAAGAAGAGGTTTACTAAAAAGAGACGACATCTGAACCGGGATCCCGATGTGGATTCGGACGGTGGGGAGTTCGAGTTGGCGGCCGAGGTCAGCGAGGAAGACGATTCCAGAAAG GCTGGCAGGACGGTCCCAGGCTTCCCCACAGCAGACTGCATTTCTGATGTGGAGCCGGACACCAGGGAGCTCGTTCGGGCccagaacaagaagaagaagaaatccgGAGGCTTCCAGTCCATGG GGCTGGGTTATCCTGTTTACAAAGGGGTGATGAAGAAGGGATATAAAGTCCCAACACCAATTCAGAGGAGG ACCATCCCGCTGATCCTAGATGGTAAGGATGTGGTGGCGATGGCCCGCACGGGAAGTGGGAAGACAGCTGCGTTCCTCATCCCCATGTTTGAGCGACTGAAGGCTCCCAGTGCCCAAACAGGTGCCCGTGCTCTCATCCTGTCACCCACCCGCGAGCTGGCACTGCAGACCATGAAGTTCACCAAGGAG cttgGCAAGTTTTGTGGCTTCAAGACTGCACTGATTCTCGGAGGAGACAG AATGGATGACCAGTTTGCTGCCTTGCACGAGAATCCTGATAT AATCATTGGCAATGCACCGGGTCGTCTGATGCACGTGGTCGTTGAGATGAACctgaagctgcacagtgtggaGTATGCCAC ATTGGAGTTGGtggtgtttgatgaagctgacag GCTGTTTGAGATGGGCTTTGCAGAGCAGCTGCAGGGGGTTATCCAGCGACTGCCAGAGAACCGTCAGACCGTGCTGTTCTCTGCCACTCTGCCCAAGCTGCTGGTTGAGTTTGCCCGTGCAG GTTTAACAGAACCAGTTTTAGTTCGACTCGATGTGGACACCAAACTGAATGACCAGCTGAAG CTTGCGTTTTTCCATCTGAGGGTGGATGATAAGCCGGCTCTGCTGTTGCACTTGCTGAGGAACGTGATGAAGCCGCAGGAACAGACAGTGGTGTTCGTAGCCACCAGGCACCATGTGGAGTACCTGAAAGAG TTGTTGGTGTCGGAGGGGATGGACTGTGCATACATCTACAGCGCCCTGGACCAGACGGCCAGGAAGATCAACATTGGGAAGTTTGTGCACAGGAAGGTGATGGTGATGATAGTGACAGACGTAGCGGCTCGCGGGATAGACATCCCCATGCTCGACAACGTCATCAACTACAACTTCCCCTCCAAAGCCAAGCTGTTCCTGCACAGAGTTG gtcgAGTGGCGAGAGCAGGGAGGAGTGGTACAGCATACAGCCTGGTGGCCCCAGATGAGATGGCCTACGTGTTTGACCTGCACCTCTTCCTAGGGCGCCCCCTGCAACTTGCAGGGCCCAGGCACAACCAGCCAG ATGAGGACGGCGTGTGTGGGCGAGTGCCGCAGAGTATCCTGGACGATGAGGAGGCTATGCTGGTGACGGCTCACGAGAACTCGTTGGACCTGCAGAACATGCGCCGCATCTCTGACAATGCCTACATGCAGTACCTAAAGTCCCGGCCCAACCCCTCGCCCGAGTCAGTCAAGAGAGTCAAGGAGACAGACTTCTCCAGCCTCGCAGTCCACCCCCTCCTCG gttctgTGCTAGAAAATGTGGAGTTGGAGAGACTGAAGGTGGTTGACAGCATCAAACAATATAAATCCAGAGCA ACAATTTTCGAGATCAATGCGACCAATAAGACCACAGCGGGTGAGGTGATGCGAGCAAAGAGGAGTCGAGACATGCGACTGGTCGACAAGTTCCAGAAATCTCGCAAGGACAAGGCAACGGAGAGCTTGCTGGGCCGGTCTGCTGCCAGCCTGCCGCGGGCAGAGTCAGACGAGGATAGCATCCAG aatgtgTTTTCAGAAGTGCTTGGTGGCAAGAGGAAGACGCCACAGAGTGAAATGGACGCTCCCAACAAGCGAGCCAAGGAGGCAGGGCGTGATGAAGAGTTTTACATCCCGTACCGACCCAAGGACTTCGACTCTGAGAGAGG gCTCAGTATGCAAGGAGAAGGCAGCACATTCGAGCAGCAGGCATCGGGGGCAGTCCTGGACCTCATGGGGGACGAAGGGGACAAGATGAACCAGCACAAGCACATGATGAAATG GGACCGCAAGAAGAAGCGCTTTGTGAGGGAGACGGGGAAGGGGGACAAGAAAAAGACCGTGAGGATTGAGAGCGGTCAGCTTGTCAGCAAATCCTTCAAGAAAAACTT CTACGAGGAGTGGAAGAAGAAATACAAGGTGGAGGACGGAGTGTCTGACAACGAAtcaggaggagagggaggtggcaGCCGGGCCAGGACAGCGGGAGGGGGAGGTAGAGGAGGCAGAGGAGGTACAGTAATCTGCATCTGCTGCGatagaaaatacaatttatctTTTATTAAAGCCAGTCACATTTAA
- the LOC121300057 gene encoding RBPJ-interacting and tubulin-associated protein 1-like, with product MSVELAVTGVQAFRAPSRAGGGCRGGVLGGVLISDARRDGASKSQLWHPARPEVPRTPLSKSSPLSSANLKKKNKYRLKSHTPTYCDESLFGSPEEGPAWKSPWTKKDDTRKSRPLLWTPPTVHTCTTQAPPTNTAKAPPLKEAPLETQCGSREFLYESKRDFWNPPESEEDEGMGPNMSWVGEKGATRNSREVELRQRPASAFTDLAGRQANGRVRSASLSKPVWRPKTTGSIKTKPPWKY from the exons ATGTCTGTCGAGTTGGCAGTGACCGGCGTGCAGGCCTTCCGTGCCCCGTCCAGGGCAGGAGGGGGCTGCAGAGGGGGTGTTCTAGGAGGAGTGCTAATCAGTGATGCCAGGAGAGATGGAGCGTCGAAGTCCCAGCTCTGGCATCCCGCCAGGCCAGAGGTTCCCAGGACGCCTCTTTCAAAGAGCTCCCCGCTCAGCAGCGCTAACCTCAAAAAGAAGAACAAATACAG gttgAAGAGCCACACTCCTACCTATTGCGATGAGTCCCTATTTGGCTCCCCTGAGGAGGGCCCTGCCTGGAAGTCCCCCTGGACAAAGAAGGATGATACTCGTAAATCCCGCCCTCTCCTCTGGACCCCGCCCACTGTACACACCTGCACCACACAGGCCCCTCCCACAAACACAGCCAAAGCGCCCCCCTTGAAAGAAGCCCCACTGGAAACTCAGTGTGGCAGCAGAGAGTTCCTCTATGAAAGTAAGAGGGATTTCTGGAACCCCCCAGAGAGTGAGGAAGACGAGGGAATGGGGCCCAACATGTCCTGGGTAGGTGAAAAAGGAGCTACAAGGAATTCTAGGGAAGTGGAACTGAGACAGAGACCTGCTTCAGCGTTCACAGACCTCGCAGGGAGGCAAGCTAATGGCAGGGTCCGGTCAGCCAGCCTGAGTAAGCCCGTCTGGAGACCCAAGACCACAGGCTCCATCAAGACTAAACCCCCCTGGAAGTACTAA